CTCGCAGGTGCGCGAGGTTGAATAGCCGATAGTGCAGCCTTCCAACTGGCCGGGAAGCTCCTTGAGGGCCACTTCGTTCAGTTCGGGGTAGTTGAACCCCCGGTCTCCGGCAAAGCCGCAGCAGAACACGCCTTCAGGTACCACGACTTCACGGGCACAGCGTCTGGTCAGCGCCTCCATCTTTTCGGCCAGTCCCATCTTGCGGGTGGAGCAGGTGACGTGCAGTGCCACGCGCTTGTTCACGGGCGTCAGATCAAGTCTGTCCATGAGGTGGGTGAGCGCGAATTCCACTGGCTCAAAGAGCTTCAATCCCTTGATGTGTTCTTGCATCCGATAGAGACATGGACTGGTGTCACAAAGAATGGGATATTTCCCGTTCTGTGATGCGTCCCGAAGGGCTGTTTCAAGCTCGGCAAGTTTTGCGTCGGCCTCATCCATGAATCCTTTGGACTCCCACGGCTGTCCACAGCAAAGGTCGTTCATTCTATCGGGATGGATGACTTCAAACCCGGCCTTTGCGAGTACACTCAAGGTGTGATCCCGCAGGGCGGACTTGTCCGGGTCTTTCTTTTCCGGTCCCATGTGGCGGGCCACACAACTGGGGAAGTACACGACCTTGTCCGGACTGGGTGGCGTTTCGGTCATGGTTGGTCTGGTGGCGGGCCGTGGCATGGAGGTGTTCCATTGCGGGATGCGCTTGCCGGAATATTTGTGCAGTCCTTTGGCGGCAGCGGTCATGGCCTTGTCGCCCAAGAGATCATGGGTGGCACCAGCCACGGCAAGGTCTGCGCTGATGAATTTCGTGGTGAGTGAAAAGGAGTTCGCTATCATCGAGGCCATCTTTTTTTCCCATGTGCCGCGAGCCCAGGACCGATAGACCTTAATGAATTTGCCGGTATTGATGGCAACAGGGCAGCGGAGAGCGCAGAGGCCGTCAGCGGCACACGTGGCTTCGCCGTCGTAGTCGAAACTCTTTTTGAAAGCAGCCATGGCTTCCCTGGAATCGCCTTCGAGCTTCCCGCGCGACATTTCGCGATAGGCCACAATTCGTTGACGCGGCGTCAGCGTCAGTTCGCGTGATGGACAGGTCGGCTCGCAGAAACCACACTCGATGCATGTGTCGATGATGTCGTTTGCCACAGGCAGCGGTTTGAGGTTCTTGAGGTGTGCCTCGGGGTCTTCGTTGAGAATGACACCGGGATTGAGCAGGCCGTCTGGATCGAAAATCTGTTTGATTTCCTGCATCAGTTCATAGGCTTCGCGCCCCCATTCCAGCTCCACGAAATGCGCCATGTTTCTGCCGGTACCGTGTTCGGCCTTGAGAGAACCCTTGTAAACGTCGGCAACCATGTGGGTGACGTCATCCATGAATTGCGCGTATCGATCAATTTCGGTTTGTACGTTGAAGTCCTGGGTGAACACGAAGTGCAGGTTGCCTTCCAGAGCATGGCCGAAGATGATCGCCTTGTCGTAGCCGTTTTTCTTGAAGAGTTTTTGCAGATCAAGCGTGGCTTGCGCCAGGTCCTTGATGGGGAAGGCCACATCCTCGATGATGACGGTGGTTCCTGCGTCGCGCACTGCACCTACTGCGGGGAAAAGACCTCGCCTGACATTCCACAGGGAGTTGAATTCCGCAGGGATCGAAGTGAATTCATGGGGCGTGACACTGGGCAGTTCTTTGATCGCGTCAAGTACCTTACTGATCTTGTCCTGAAGGATTTTATCCGTGCGACCGCGAACTTCCACCAACAGGGCACTTGCCTCTGGGCCGAGTTCCTTCAAGCCTTCGGGCATACCCGGCTTATCCTGTACCGAGGCCAGGGCTGCCCGGTCCATGAGCTCGGCGGCAGAGACTTTCTGGGCGCGGCAGATGGTGGCTGCTTCACAGGCCGAACGTATATCCGGGAATCGCATGAGTGCTGAGGCCTTGTGTGGGTGCTCCACAACAGTCCGGTAAACTACCTTGGAAATGAATGCGAGCGTCCCTTCGGAGCCGACAAGCAGGTGCTGGAGGATTTCGAACGGGTCTTCGAAATCCACAATGGCGTTCAGGCTGTAGCCTGTGGTGTTCTTGATCTTGAATTTGTGTTTGATCCGGGCTGCCAGTTTCGTGTTGTCCAACACCTTTTTGCGAAGGCGGGAAATGTCTTTGAGAATCTTGCCGTGACTTTTTTGGAAGGCCTTTCTGCTTGTTTCGTCTCCCGTGTCGAGAATAGTGCCGTCTGCCAGGACTATACGCATTGAATCCAATGTCTTGTATGAGTTCTCGGCCACGCCGCAACACATGCCTGAGGCGTTGTTCGCCACGATGCCGCCGATCTTGCAAGTGTCGATGCTAGCCGGGTCAGGTCCGATTTTCTTTCCGTGCGGGGCAAGAATCTTGTTGGCATGACTGCCGATGATCCCTGGTTCCAGGGCAATTTTTTTGGCGTTGTCCAGAATTTCGTAATCGCGCCAGCCTTCGCCCAGCCGAATAAGGATCGAGTCACTGATAGCCTGTCCTGAAAGTGAGGTGCCGGCTGCACGGAATGTCACGGAGACTTTGTGCTGTTTGGCTGATTTGAGAATGTGCACCACTTCATCTTCGTTTTGGGTATCGACGACAATCTTGGGGATCAGTCTGTAAAAGCTTGCGTCTGTGCCATATGCCAAGGTCCGCAACGCATCGGTATATATCCGATCTTTTGGAATATGGTTGAGGATCTCTCTGTAAACTTGATCGTATGGCGCTGGAAGCATACTGCGCTCCTTGTTTTTCCGGGGTGTCACCCGGGTGAAAAGGATTCCAACAATAGCATACTATGGAGTCAGGAAACAATACTGTTTGTGTTATAAAGGTGCGACCTTTCTCGCACTTGGCTTTCATGTGCCCAGTGTGTATCTTGTTACAGCTATACACACCTCAAAATACATTCGACGGCAGGATATATGGTTGAAACTCAAGTCTATTTCATAGGGGCTGGCCCGGGCGATCCTGAATTGTTGACGGTCAAGGGACAGCGTCTCATCAACAAGGCCGATCTCGTCCTGTATGCCGGGTCACTGGTGCCTGTTGAAATTGTGGCCGGAGCCAAGGCCGGGGCAAAGGTTGAGGATTCCGCCCCTTTGAATTTGGAAGAAACACACGATTTGATGATGGAAACAGTTCGCGCGGGCGGCATGGTCGCACGGGTGCACACAGGTGATCCGTCTTTGTATGGTGCCATTCGTGAGCAGATTGAATTGCTTGATCGCGACGGAGTAACGTATGCCGTGGTGCCGGGTGTGACCGCTGGGTTCGCGGCTGCGGCTGCAGCAATGAAGTCATATACAGTGCCGGAAGTGACCCAGACCTTGATTTTCACGCGACTGGCCGGGAAAACGCCGGTGCCGGAAGACGAGGATTTGCGGAAACTGGCGGCTCATGGTTCAGCCATGTGCATTTATCTGTCTGCCGGGAATCCTGAAGGTATCCAGACTGAACTTCTGGCCGGTGGTCTGGCAGAATCCACACTGGTCGTCATGGCCTATCGCGTTGGCTGGCCTGAAGAGAAGATTGTTGAAACCGAGCTCGGCCGTTTGGCGCAGACCGCGCGCACCAATGATTTCATTCGTCAGACAGTTTTTCTGATCCTGCCCGGGCAGGGGGTAGAGGATGCAGGAACGGCAAAATCTCTTCTCTATGACGAGACCTTCAAACACATGTATCGAAAATAGGTGAAGGAATGGAGACGCTGCAAATACAAACACATGACCGGGAAGCAATGGTGGATATCACCACTGTCGTTCGCAAGCTTATCCATGAAAACGGATGGTCTGACGGCGTACTCATGCTCTATTGTCCGCACACCACCGGGGCCATCACCATCAATGAAGGCGCAGATCCCGATGTGGTGCGTGATATCCTCGTGAACATGCGCAAACTCGTGCCGCACCGAGGCGACTACCATCACGCCGAAGGCAATTCCGACGCACACATCAAGTCCTCCATGTTCGGCTGTGATCAGCTCGTCATCGTGGAAGGCGGTAACATCCAGCTTGGCACATGGCAGAAGATTTATTTCTGCGAGTTCGACGGGCCGAGGACACGCAAACTGTGGGTGAAGTGGTTGGCTGCATGATGATTGACTAAAAGAATAAAGGCCCGGAGCAAACGCTTCGGGCCTTGTATTTTATTGTATCTACCAACTGACAAGTCCGGCGTTCATAAGCCCTCCTATGACGAGAGATATGCCCAGAGCCACGGCGCAGAGGCCGACTGTGTATGTCACGGCCAATCGAATGGTGGAGACATCTTCGATCGTCTTTTCTCCCAGTTCATCGTTGGTTCTGAGTCGTGCCAGCCACGCCGGTCGTTCTTTACTTGCGGATTCAAGATCCGTGTCGCCGCAGAACATGGCCCGGTCCATGGGGAAGCTGTGCCGTCGCAAATGGGCGATGGCAAAATGAACGACGAAGATGTGCAACATGGCCAGACACGCCTCTATGCGGTGTACCCACAGAGCCACGTTGAGGGACCAGCCCTTGAAGTAGCGGGAGGTTTCCAGTGGCGCGAAGAGCATGAGTCCTGTGGTGCCGAGAATGATCATGCCCCAGAAGACAGCCCAGTAATCGAATTTCTCCCAATACCCCCATCGCTCGAAGCGAGGAGCCCTGCCGCCGAACATCCAGCGTAGATGGGTGAAGAATTGACGCACGTCTCTTTTTTGCAGCCACAGCCCGTCGTCGCTGTGGATTTTTTGGGACATGACAACGAACACGACATACGCCAGGTGGTAGATGAAGAGGAATATCATGAACAGTCCGACGTATTTGTGGACAGTCAGGCATCCTTCATAGCCACCAAAGGGCTGTGCCAGGGTCATGCCCCAGTTGGTTTCAATATACATTCTGGCTGTGCCGGTGACGGACTGCACCAGAAATGAGAGCATCAACAGGGCGTGAAACGCTTTTTGAGCAGGGGTGAATCGTTTTAATCTCATTCGTCCCCCTTTTTTTTCCTGGTGAAGAGTTCTCGTAGCATCCATAGGCCGGTATGCGGCAGGAAGAGTGCAAATGAGAAGAAGGCTATTGCCAGCATTATCCAGGTTGCCCAGTAGAGGGCAGGGAAACTCTCCGCTGTTCCTGCCAGCAGGGGCGAGGGCTCATGCACCACATACATGGCGAATGAACCGCTCGCACCCTGATGACATTTTGCACAGACATAGGCATGCCTGCGGATGGGGTTAAGAGGAGAGAAGTAATAGTTTACTCCGGCAATAGCCCCTGTGCCGTGGCACTGGCTACAGTCGATATTTCGCCGTGTTGCGTGGCGATTGTTGTGCGCGGCTTCCTTGTGGCAGCTTTCACATCGTTGATGCCGATAGTTTGCCAGTCCGGCGTGGGCGTCTGCCTGATACGTCGCGACTTTGCCGCTGCCCCCTCTGCTTATGACTCCCGAAGGGGCGTTCCATTGCCTGAACGGGCTTCCCCGGCCCGGTATGACCTCGTGTTCTTCGTAAAAGCCTGTGCTTGCTTCCCGGAGCGTATACCGTTGGGTACCGGCCAGCTCTTCCTGCGCTGCACAAGGCAACGCAAGGAACAGCCCGGTCAGAAGCAGGCTTGTTATGAATATTCTGTGCATGTTTGCCCCCTACTTATAGGGATTCAAAGGCTCCACGACCTTGCCCTTGGGCTTGGGCATTGAAGCCAGCAACTCAAACTGCTTTTGCAGTTCGGCCAGGTTGGCATCCTTGTGGCGATGGCAATTCTGACAGGAGTTGGGAATCTCCGGATTCTCCAGAGTCCCTGATGGCAGCAGCGTCTTGAAGACATGGCTGTGAATATCGCTGGATTCGGCGCTTTTGGCGATACGCGGCATATGACAGCCCACGCAGTTGGCGAACGAGTGAATGGAATGCGCCATGTTGCTGTTCTGCTGCTTGTGACAGCCCAGACATGAAGCTGACCCCGCAGCCTTGGTCTGGAAGCGGGTGGCAGGCATGCCCAATTGGTGCACGGAATGGCAGGACGTACAGGTCACGCCTTCCCTGCGATGTTCCGATTTCACCCAGTCGATATACTGCTGATGGTGCCCCTTGGAAAATTCGTTGGGGTACATGTGGTTTTTGTCGCCCGCAGCGTATGATGTGGATTCATAATACGGCTCCAGGGCTTTGCCGGGGGTATATCCCACTGGCCAGCTTGCACCCTTTGCCATAGTAGACTTGCCGCGATTGTGACAGCTGCCGCAGACCTGCACGGAAGTGCCGCGTGGCATTTTGGCCGGATTGAGGATGGTTTCACGCTTTTCGAAGACAGCTGTTTTGGGAAGAGCGATGTGCCAGGAGCCGGCTCCATGACAGGCCTCACAGCCTACGCCCGGTTCCGTGAAAGAACTGTTGGCAGGATACTCAAGATCAAGCTTGGTGCCGGTGGTGTGGCATCCGCCGCATTTGAGCAGCCAGGGTCGTTTATCCCAGTCATTTTCATGATAATTGACCCATCGTCCGGTCTCAGTGTTGAACTGAATAGGTGAGATATAAAGAATGCCGTCTTTTTCTATGATATAGCGTTGTTTCCATTCATTACCGATGGTGTACTTGATTTCTTCTATTGTCGGGAAATAGATGTCACTCAATGGGAGTTTGAGTTTGCCCTTGTCTTCAAGCTGTTTGAAGTCTGCTTTGATACTGTCAATGTTGATGTCTGCAATGAAGGCATCTGTATTCACTGTGACATCCTGAGCCATGCGGCTATGGTTGGTAACTTTCCAGGAATCGTAGTGTTCAAGGTGGCAGGTTTTACACGTTTCCGATCCGACGAATTCCTTGGGCTGTGATGTAATTTTTTTTACATCGAAGACCGGTTCCCCGGCAGTGCACCCGACCAGTATCATGGCAAAGAATGTCATGCCGATGAATAAGACACTTGTTCTCCTCATCACTTTCTCCTCTGTTGGCTTCACCAGGGATAATCCCCATTATTATTCCATAACAAAACTAAGCAAAATGAGGATTATAATTTGTGCCATGGAAAAGTAGGTCAAAGGATTCTCACCTCATACCGACCTCAAAGGGATGTGTTTGTCTTGTCGTTTGTGAGGATAGAGGACTGAGTGGCTGTTATGCTTTCACTTGTTGTAGATGACGTTCAATTGCTCGACAGAGTCAACCAAGGTCGGAGAATGTCTTGATGATTTCGTAATTTTATGAAGAGCCTTGCGTCTTTTCCCATCGCAGGAAACACACCCCCATTGATCGTTTACGGTGAACTGGCAACTGAGCCAGCTCAGGTAGCGGTGGTAGGTGTTTTCACGGCATTTGGCGCAGTGCCGTATCTGGAGTATGCTCATGGTTCCCTCTATTGGAATGTTTGAGCGCACTATATTATGGAATGAAAGAGAGGGGGCGCCTTGTTGGGTGACGTCTTTGTAAAGAGTATGGAACTTTGTGAAGAAGGGCGGTAACGAGGTGCTTCCCGCTTCCTTCTTGCGGCAATTGTCCCTTGAGCGTACGTTGAAGATCACCGCACTTGGCAAGAACCTTACCGGATGTGACCCGTGAAAAACAGCTACAGATTCTTCAGCAATACCGAATGTAAATATTTTCCCTGTCACAAGACGGGCAGACCTGAAAAATTCAACTGCCTTTTCTGTTACTGTCCGCTGTATTTCTTTGAAGAATGCGGTGGGAATTATCGCATGCTGGACTCCGGTGTGAAGGATTGCACCACCTGCATGATTCCGCACACCTATGAAGGGTATGACCACATCGTTGGCAAACTGAAAGAACGGTTTGCCGAAATCCGGTTCGAGAAATTGCCTAAAGAATAACCGAGGGTTACTTTCGAGGCTTCCTTGCGTTGAAAGGCGAGTGGGTCATGTAGTAATCCAACTCGCGTTTCAATTGTTTTCTCTCTCTGGCAGCCGAGTGCTCCTGGGTCTCAAGATCCTGGCTTGCATCCTGGAGTCGAGAAATGGAGATGAAGCAGTTCTTGATGCGTTGCAGTTCGTCGTGACGTTTATTCCTCCAGAAATAATAGGCCAGAATCTTGGCTGCACTTTTTATGTCTTCCTTGGAATAGGGAACCTTTGATCGATCAAGGGGGAAATCATTTTCATCTTCTACCAATGGAAGAACGGTCATAAGGACTTCCTTGGATCGCTGTAACGACTTGGGGCTGATGCGATACACCTTGATTGTTCGCTTGCGGTTGACGAACCATTTGAGGGCATACAGCAGAAAGGTCAGGACAAGTATGCCTACCCACATTTCAGTGTCTGTCATGATAGTATCCTGGAGGGCTGGTGATCTGAGTGTGTGTGCATGGAGTGTCCGTTATTGTTGCTGCGGATTGGGTTATTGGAGTGTCATGAATTCCATGAGATTCTGGCGATAGCCCGAGGGATCGGCGCATTCCATGATTTCCACAGAACCGAATTCATCAGGGATCTGATTCGCGAGATCAATATCCATGGCTTTTATAGGGTGCATCTGCTTGTCCATGACGACCCTGATTTTTGGGTAAAGCGGTTGTTTGGGGTTGGATTCGAAAACCAATGCGTAATTGCCGGTGTTCAGCCGGACAAAGCTTCCCGAGGGGAAAATTCCCAGGCATTTGATGAACAATTGGACTTCCGTGGAGTCGAAATCCTGGTCGCGCATTCCATACATGATTCCCAGTGCCTTGTTGGGCAGGATGGCGTTTTTGTAACAGCGGTCGCTGGTCAGAGCGTCATAGATGTCCGCCAGACAAAGGATGCGCGCAAAGGCCGGGATATCTTTGCGCTTCAATCCGTCAGGGTATCCGGTTCCGTTGAATTTTTCATGATGGAGGCGGATTGCTTTGAGCACCTTTGTCGGTATGGAAGTGCTTTTACTCAGGATGGAGCACCCGTATGCAGGATGTCGCTTCATCTCTTCGTATTCATATTTGGTGAGCCTGCCCGCTTTGTTGACGATCGGGCCCGGTACCGTGGTCTTGCCCAAATCGTGCATCATGCCGGCCATGCCGAGCAGAATGAGATCGTCACGGGACATGCCGATGAATTCGCCGAAAACCACTGCGATGGCGGCCACATTGATGCAGTGGGTGTAAGTGTAGTTGTCAAAGGAAGAGAGCTTTGACAGGCAGATCAGAGTGTCAGGATTGCTGACCGCGGAGTCCACTATGGCACTGGCGGTTTCCACGGCTGACTCGTAGTCGATTTTTCGACCCAGCTTGGCGTCGTTGACGATCCGCATGGCATAGGACATGGCACTTTCATAGGTTACGCTGGCAGTTTGAATGGCCTCAGAAAATGGCGTCCTGACAGTGCCCAAAGGCGTATCTTCCCGCTGGAGGAGAGTGTCGAGTCGTTTTTCATCTGATTGCCCATCGGCATTGTCCACCTTGACGAAGACCTGCTGATACCCGTCTTTTTTGATAGTGGCGATTTGTTCCGAAGATTCGATAATGCCGGGGTCAGTATACAGGTAGGGCAGGTGCTTCCACATTTCCGAGGAAAGCTCTACCACTTCCATGCCCTGCTCGAGTTCATCTATTGAGATTTTCTTTATCATGATTTTGTGCGCGGTTGGTGGGTGTGTTTCTGGATCTTGGTTAGGTACTTTCTAATGCGGCTCTCTTCTTCTTTCATGATGTCCAGAAACATGGCGCCAATGGTGAGGATGCCTTGTTCTCGTTTTGCATTACGGACCACTATGGGCAGCTTGAGGGTTCCGTCAGCCCCGAGATTCATGACTACAAACAGGGTGTCGTCCACTTGGGTTGCGGCTAAAGTGTCCCGGCTGCCTGCATGGGTGGAAATCTTACATCCAGTTTCGCTGACGTTGACGATCAGGCAGTCATGTGCTCCGTCAGAAGAGTGCAATGCTCCGTCAATGTGGCATTTGGTGCGTTCCTTGCGCCTTAACTCGATTTTTTCAATGACGCTGGGGTAATCAAAAAAAATGAGAGACGAGGGCGAGGTGATGGCATTTTGCACAGTCGCCTTGAATCCATACACCGTGCCTTGGTGGAAATATTTTAGAATGATCTGTCCGTCGAGTGCGAGCTCCTGTCGGATGCGGGAGGGGAGACGGACGTTGGCGATGAGGTATTTGTATGGGTCGTAACCCACTATTTTACCGCGGTATGACTGTTCCGTTCCCGGAATACGGATCACAACCTCTTTGCCCAGAGTGATATTCATTTTGACACCAGGAATGACCACGACCTTGGTAGCAGGAGCAAGGGTGGTATTTTCAGGTATGGTGTTTTTTGGGGTCATGATGTGTTTCACCCTCTTTTCAGAGTGCCGCTTAAGCTATATCTTTTTTATGAATACTCTTCAAATACAATAAAAAACGTATCGTATTGGATCGTATCATGTCGATAGGAGAATGTCCTGCTTGGGGATTATGTCGTTATGCAAAATTATTCTAATAAAATTCAATAAATCAGAAGACTACGGCTTCAAACCAGAAGATGGTAGTGTCTTTGTCTCTCCATGCGTTGCGTGGCAATCCTGCCTTGGTGCAGGTCTGGGCCAGGAACGTTTCACGATCCCATTTCCACTCAACCGGAACCTGAGGCAGGAGTAACCCGGAGCGTCCGCCTTTGGCCATGATCAGTCCGTGGCGACCTATTTCCACCAGTTCAGGGTTCGGACAGATCTCGATGGGGCTGAGGATGGATATCTCATAATCGAGTGCGTCAAAGTCCTGTGCGGTCACGGGCGGGAAACGTGGGTCTTCGAAAGCCGCACTCTGGGCCATGTCCCAGATGGTTTGGTAGAGTTCTCCGCCGCCTTGGACGTTGCCGATACATCCCCGGAGGTGTCCGTCGATTTTGAGGGTGACAAAAGCGCCCAAATGCTTCCTGAGGGTCTCAGTCGGGGGGGCAGGCGGGCTGGACGGGCTGTCATTCCGTTTGAGGCCGAAGGAAATGGATTGAACTACCAGTTCCTTGAGATATGTTTTTTCTTCATTGCTGAGCGAAAAACGGAAAGTGGACATGACGCCTCCCTTATTTGGCGTTTTTTACGGCAGGCACGAACAGCATGCCGGCCAGACCGAGGACGAACAGACCAATGACTGCGGACATCCCAACACGCTGGCTACCGGAGGCGAGGGTCAGCCCGCCTACCAGAAATGGACCGATAAAAGACGTCAGCTTGCCCGACAGTGCCAGTAGTCCGAACATCTCCGTACGCAGGTTGGCGGGAGCTGCATGGGCCAGATACGACCGGCTTGATGCCTGGACTGGTCCCACAAATATACCAATGGCCAGCCCGAAAATCCAGAACAGGGTTTTGTCTGTGACGAGCAGAATCGCCGTTCCCGGAGCGATCAGGCCGATTAATGCAAAAAGAATGGTCTTTCGTGGACCGAGCCAGTCATCAAGCCATGCAAAGGATGCTGCCCCTAGACCGGCGGTGACGTTCAACCCGATGCCGAAAAGTATGACTTCGGATGGGGACATGCCGAAAGTGGCTGCCGCATAGATGCCGCCAAAGGCGAACATGGTAGTCAGGCCATCATTATAGAACATGCGGGCCAGCAGGAAAATCACTATATCACGGTAGTCCCGAACATGTTTGATGGAATCACGAACTTGAGTGAAGGCTTCGGTTACCGCCTGTCTGAGAGGAATGCCTGTGGATGGTGTGTCCGGGGAATAGAAAAAGATCGGCAGGCTGAAAAATAAATACCACAGGGCCGTCAGTGGCATGACCGCCCTGATGTGCATGGCTTCCTCTCGAGGGACTCCGAACCAGCCCGGGGGCTGCACGAATCCGTAGAGTGCGATAATGAGAAGAACCAGTCCGCCAGCATAGCCCAGTCCCCATCCCCAGCCGGACCATCGGCCTATATTCTTGGGTGCTGCCAGATCCGGGAGCATCGCGTTGTAGAAAACCATGGCGTATTCGCTGCCGATGGTTCCGATTCCGGCCAGAAGCAGGCCGAGCCATATATATGAGACGTCGGGTTTGACGAACCAGAGAAGAAAGGTGGCCGAGATGCACACCCCGGTAAACAGGCCGAGCCATGGCTTGCGTCTGCCTGATCGGTCGGCCACGGCTCCGAGTAATGGGCCGCCGAGACCGATGATCAGACCTGCTACGCCCATCATGTTGCCCCACTGGGCCGTGCCGAGGGTTTCGTTTTCCGCGACTGCTTTGGTAAAATAGGCCGCGAAAACAAATGTCTGCACCAGTGCTGCGAATCCCGAGTTGGCCCAGTCGTATAGAGCCCACGAACGGAGTGCCCGGAGGCTTCTGTGTGATGTTGAGGAGGACATGGACGAAGGGTAATACAAGCGGGCGATGATGCCAACGGCATATGTCCCGCAATATCAGTGGGGCAAATACCGTAGAAGTATGCTACAGCGTTGAGTATGGAAAAAAGATGTTTTGCCCTACTCATCTTTGTGTCCCTGTTGATGGCACAACCCGCTGTTGCAGGAGAAACAGTCGTGCTCGTATCCAATGAGTATGTCCCTTACGTCAACACTTCAGCCAGAACACAGGGGTTCCTTTCGGAGGTCGTGATTGCTGCCTTTGCAGAGGTCGGAGTGGAAGCTCGTGTCGAGTTCAGGCCATGGCGGCGGTGTGCCATGCTTGTGGAAACAGGAGAAGTGCTGGGCGCATTTCCGTATGCCGTTACTGAGAGGCGGGAGGAGTATGCATGGTTTTCGGATCAGATATGGATTTGTCGAAATGTTTTCTTTTACCTGAAGGGACGTATGGCTGATTTTGATTATACGAGACTTGAGGATCTTCGCAATATGAGAATCGCTGGAACATCCGGTAATTATTACGAAGACATATTTAAAGAGGCACGTCTCAAGGTCGATTATGCGCCGGGAGAAGCTTCGGGTATCAGAAAGATATGGGAGATGCGAAGCGACCTTTT
The genomic region above belongs to uncultured Pseudodesulfovibrio sp. and contains:
- a CDS encoding FAD-binding and (Fe-S)-binding domain-containing protein produces the protein MLPAPYDQVYREILNHIPKDRIYTDALRTLAYGTDASFYRLIPKIVVDTQNEDEVVHILKSAKQHKVSVTFRAAGTSLSGQAISDSILIRLGEGWRDYEILDNAKKIALEPGIIGSHANKILAPHGKKIGPDPASIDTCKIGGIVANNASGMCCGVAENSYKTLDSMRIVLADGTILDTGDETSRKAFQKSHGKILKDISRLRKKVLDNTKLAARIKHKFKIKNTTGYSLNAIVDFEDPFEILQHLLVGSEGTLAFISKVVYRTVVEHPHKASALMRFPDIRSACEAATICRAQKVSAAELMDRAALASVQDKPGMPEGLKELGPEASALLVEVRGRTDKILQDKISKVLDAIKELPSVTPHEFTSIPAEFNSLWNVRRGLFPAVGAVRDAGTTVIIEDVAFPIKDLAQATLDLQKLFKKNGYDKAIIFGHALEGNLHFVFTQDFNVQTEIDRYAQFMDDVTHMVADVYKGSLKAEHGTGRNMAHFVELEWGREAYELMQEIKQIFDPDGLLNPGVILNEDPEAHLKNLKPLPVANDIIDTCIECGFCEPTCPSRELTLTPRQRIVAYREMSRGKLEGDSREAMAAFKKSFDYDGEATCAADGLCALRCPVAINTGKFIKVYRSWARGTWEKKMASMIANSFSLTTKFISADLAVAGATHDLLGDKAMTAAAKGLHKYSGKRIPQWNTSMPRPATRPTMTETPPSPDKVVYFPSCVARHMGPEKKDPDKSALRDHTLSVLAKAGFEVIHPDRMNDLCCGQPWESKGFMDEADAKLAELETALRDASQNGKYPILCDTSPCLYRMQEHIKGLKLFEPVEFALTHLMDRLDLTPVNKRVALHVTCSTRKMGLAEKMEALTRRCAREVVVPEGVFCCGFAGDRGFNYPELNEVALKELPGQLEGCTIGYSTSRTCEIGLSEKGGIPYKNFMFLLDEASWPKQAG
- the cobM gene encoding precorrin-4 C(11)-methyltransferase translates to MVETQVYFIGAGPGDPELLTVKGQRLINKADLVLYAGSLVPVEIVAGAKAGAKVEDSAPLNLEETHDLMMETVRAGGMVARVHTGDPSLYGAIREQIELLDRDGVTYAVVPGVTAGFAAAAAAMKSYTVPEVTQTLIFTRLAGKTPVPEDEDLRKLAAHGSAMCIYLSAGNPEGIQTELLAGGLAESTLVVMAYRVGWPEEKIVETELGRLAQTARTNDFIRQTVFLILPGQGVEDAGTAKSLLYDETFKHMYRK
- a CDS encoding secondary thiamine-phosphate synthase enzyme YjbQ codes for the protein METLQIQTHDREAMVDITTVVRKLIHENGWSDGVLMLYCPHTTGAITINEGADPDVVRDILVNMRKLVPHRGDYHHAEGNSDAHIKSSMFGCDQLVIVEGGNIQLGTWQKIYFCEFDGPRTRKLWVKWLAA
- a CDS encoding cytochrome b/b6 domain-containing protein, producing MRLKRFTPAQKAFHALLMLSFLVQSVTGTARMYIETNWGMTLAQPFGGYEGCLTVHKYVGLFMIFLFIYHLAYVVFVVMSQKIHSDDGLWLQKRDVRQFFTHLRWMFGGRAPRFERWGYWEKFDYWAVFWGMIILGTTGLMLFAPLETSRYFKGWSLNVALWVHRIEACLAMLHIFVVHFAIAHLRRHSFPMDRAMFCGDTDLESASKERPAWLARLRTNDELGEKTIEDVSTIRLAVTYTVGLCAVALGISLVIGGLMNAGLVSW
- a CDS encoding multiheme c-type cytochrome, encoding MRRTSVLFIGMTFFAMILVGCTAGEPVFDVKKITSQPKEFVGSETCKTCHLEHYDSWKVTNHSRMAQDVTVNTDAFIADINIDSIKADFKQLEDKGKLKLPLSDIYFPTIEEIKYTIGNEWKQRYIIEKDGILYISPIQFNTETGRWVNYHENDWDKRPWLLKCGGCHTTGTKLDLEYPANSSFTEPGVGCEACHGAGSWHIALPKTAVFEKRETILNPAKMPRGTSVQVCGSCHNRGKSTMAKGASWPVGYTPGKALEPYYESTSYAAGDKNHMYPNEFSKGHHQQYIDWVKSEHRREGVTCTSCHSVHQLGMPATRFQTKAAGSASCLGCHKQQNSNMAHSIHSFANCVGCHMPRIAKSAESSDIHSHVFKTLLPSGTLENPEIPNSCQNCHRHKDANLAELQKQFELLASMPKPKGKVVEPLNPYK
- a CDS encoding cysteine-rich small domain-containing protein codes for the protein MKNSYRFFSNTECKYFPCHKTGRPEKFNCLFCYCPLYFFEECGGNYRMLDSGVKDCTTCMIPHTYEGYDHIVGKLKERFAEIRFEKLPKE
- a CDS encoding HD-GYP domain-containing protein; protein product: MIKKISIDELEQGMEVVELSSEMWKHLPYLYTDPGIIESSEQIATIKKDGYQQVFVKVDNADGQSDEKRLDTLLQREDTPLGTVRTPFSEAIQTASVTYESAMSYAMRIVNDAKLGRKIDYESAVETASAIVDSAVSNPDTLICLSKLSSFDNYTYTHCINVAAIAVVFGEFIGMSRDDLILLGMAGMMHDLGKTTVPGPIVNKAGRLTKYEYEEMKRHPAYGCSILSKSTSIPTKVLKAIRLHHEKFNGTGYPDGLKRKDIPAFARILCLADIYDALTSDRCYKNAILPNKALGIMYGMRDQDFDSTEVQLFIKCLGIFPSGSFVRLNTGNYALVFESNPKQPLYPKIRVVMDKQMHPIKAMDIDLANQIPDEFGSVEIMECADPSGYRQNLMEFMTLQ